In Synechococcus sp. CB0101, a genomic segment contains:
- a CDS encoding sodium:proton antiporter: protein MSCAFRLLLWALLTADLSAMNLAIGLAIALVLPHARGPQHPLKPTLKALLRSLIAVPLAYGEALALISCGDREEERWIERPAGDPRHRLLIFLEVFAITLTPFTIVLGLSTGESGPSYRIHQLRPQRRPSREVQP, encoded by the coding sequence TTGAGCTGTGCATTTCGGCTGCTGCTCTGGGCCTTGCTCACCGCCGATCTGAGTGCCATGAACCTGGCGATCGGCCTGGCGATCGCTTTGGTGCTGCCCCACGCGCGGGGTCCCCAACATCCGCTGAAACCCACCCTGAAGGCCCTGCTTCGCAGCTTGATCGCCGTGCCGCTGGCCTATGGCGAAGCGCTTGCGCTGATCAGCTGCGGCGATCGAGAGGAGGAGCGCTGGATCGAGCGGCCCGCCGGCGATCCCCGCCATCGGCTGCTCATTTTTCTCGAGGTGTTCGCCATCACACTCACACCGTTCACGATCGTGCTCGGCCTCAGCACAGGCGAAAGCGGCCCGTCGTACAGGATTCACCAACTGCGCCCTCAACGCCGCCCATCCCGGGAGGTGCAGCCATGA
- a CDS encoding monovalent cation/H(+) antiporter subunit G, with the protein MSLLLLGAGLMLWFWGTWPLLEQRSYLSKLHKLSVSDTLGSGLMLLGLLLRIPAQWPLLALALLGLVVWNTIFGYVLARCSQPGELKR; encoded by the coding sequence GTGAGCCTGCTGTTGCTGGGCGCAGGCCTGATGTTGTGGTTCTGGGGCACCTGGCCGCTGCTGGAGCAGCGCAGCTATCTGAGCAAGCTGCACAAGCTCTCGGTGTCCGACACCCTGGGCTCGGGCCTGATGCTGCTGGGGCTGCTGCTGCGCATTCCCGCCCAATGGCCCCTACTGGCGCTGGCGCTGCTGGGCCTGGTGGTGTGGAACACGATCTTTGGCTACGTGCTGGCCCGCTGCTCTCAGCCAGGGGAGCTCAAGCGATGA
- a CDS encoding hydrogenase subunit MbhD domain-containing protein has protein sequence MNPPLSLSGELDLLVPITALLPITALLLVSQSNPYQTLVLRGILGSVATLLYALLGAPDVALTEALVGTLLSTTLYAVALRSSMALRLEDRRSAPNPNQDLQLSAWIAPLHLRLRWQSGENHGWLNDNGELVLLQAPLYRKLQASQGYGQWCASGGVLQLAAEAQP, from the coding sequence ATGAATCCTCCCCTCAGCCTGAGCGGCGAACTCGATCTACTGGTGCCGATCACCGCACTGCTGCCGATCACCGCACTGCTGCTGGTCAGCCAGAGCAACCCCTACCAAACCCTGGTGCTACGCGGGATTCTGGGCTCGGTCGCCACCCTGCTCTACGCCCTGTTGGGCGCTCCGGACGTGGCCCTCACCGAGGCCCTGGTGGGCACGCTGCTCTCCACCACGCTCTACGCCGTTGCCCTGCGCTCCTCGATGGCCCTGCGGCTGGAGGACCGTCGATCAGCCCCCAACCCCAACCAAGATCTTCAGCTCAGTGCCTGGATTGCCCCCTTGCATCTGCGCCTGCGCTGGCAGTCGGGCGAGAACCATGGCTGGCTGAACGACAACGGCGAACTGGTGTTGCTGCAAGCCCCCCTCTACCGGAAGCTGCAGGCGAGCCAGGGCTACGGCCAGTGGTGTGCCAGCGGTGGGGTCCTGCAACTCGCAGCGGAGGCCCAGCCATGA
- a CDS encoding Na(+)/H(+) antiporter subunit B, translated as MTWLYLLSAIALFLAPLASALPNSSELSPLITALTEQTQVPNLVSGVILHTRLFDTVAEVVVFTLAAIGVRLVLAADPERKQIRALEDPPSQVLCELGSTIAALVAVELALRGHLTPGGGFAAGVAGGSGIGLLLISGGADRSERLYKQYRADLWEKAAVVGFLVMALIALLGLEPPSGTYGSLLSGGWIPVLNLLVALKVTLGSWAMVQRLVRHRGLL; from the coding sequence ATGACCTGGCTCTATCTACTGTCGGCCATCGCCCTGTTTCTGGCGCCGCTGGCCAGCGCCCTACCCAACAGCAGCGAGCTGAGCCCGCTGATCACCGCACTGACCGAACAAACCCAGGTTCCCAACCTGGTGTCGGGCGTGATCCTGCACACCCGCCTGTTTGACACGGTGGCCGAGGTGGTGGTGTTCACCCTGGCGGCCATCGGCGTGCGCCTGGTGCTGGCCGCCGATCCAGAGCGCAAACAGATCAGAGCCCTCGAAGACCCACCATCTCAGGTGCTCTGTGAACTGGGCTCCACCATTGCCGCGCTGGTGGCCGTGGAACTGGCCCTGCGGGGCCATCTCACGCCCGGTGGTGGCTTTGCGGCAGGAGTAGCCGGCGGATCAGGCATCGGCCTGCTGTTGATCAGTGGCGGCGCTGATCGGAGCGAGCGGCTCTACAAGCAGTACCGCGCCGATCTCTGGGAGAAGGCGGCCGTGGTGGGCTTCCTGGTGATGGCGCTGATCGCCCTGCTGGGCCTGGAACCCCCATCTGGCACCTACGGCAGCCTGCTGAGCGGGGGCTGGATTCCAGTGCTCAACCTGCTGGTGGCCCTCAAGGTGACCCTCGGCTCCTGGGCGATGGTGCAGCGCCTGGTGCGCCATCGCGGCCTGCTCTAA
- a CDS encoding SulP family inorganic anion transporter, with protein sequence MTSASAPPGRSPLRLLNHISTNNIKGDLFGGVTAAVIALPMALAFGVASGAGAASGLWGAVLVGLFAALFGGTPTLISEPTGPMTVVMTAVIASLTAGDPENGLAMAFTVVMLAGVFQIAFGFLKLGRYITQMPYTVISGFMSGIGFILIILQLGPFLGQAIPKGGVMGTLQALPQLIANARPAEVVLAVITLAILWLTPSKLKKIAPPQLIALVIGTILSLTLLSGGGEEIRRIGEIASGFPQLRTPYFDLPHLSKMLIDAAVLGMLGCIDALLTAVIADSITRTEHNSNKELIGQGLGNLVSGLFGGLPGAGATMGTVVNIQSGGRSALSGISRAVILMVVILALTGVAAQIPQAVLAGIALKVGVDIVDWGFIKRAHRISISGALIMYLVIALTVLVDLIAAVGIGVFIANILTIDKMSELQSKSVKSVSTGDGDLDISDDERRLLDQGRGQVLLFQLNGAMIFGVAKAIGREHNAIGECKAVVFDLTEVSHLGVTAALAVENAVEEAIEKGREVFVVGATGTTQRRLEKLGLYKKLPSERTSIGRSEALQKAVAGLA encoded by the coding sequence ATGACCTCCGCCTCGGCCCCCCCCGGGCGCTCACCGCTACGGCTGCTGAATCACATCAGCACCAACAACATCAAGGGCGATCTGTTCGGCGGCGTCACCGCCGCTGTGATTGCCCTGCCGATGGCCCTGGCCTTCGGTGTGGCCTCCGGTGCTGGCGCTGCCTCGGGTCTATGGGGCGCTGTGCTGGTGGGCCTATTCGCTGCCCTGTTCGGCGGCACGCCCACGCTGATTTCGGAGCCCACCGGTCCGATGACCGTGGTGATGACGGCGGTGATCGCCAGCCTCACAGCCGGCGATCCTGAGAACGGCCTGGCCATGGCCTTCACCGTGGTGATGCTGGCGGGTGTGTTCCAGATCGCCTTCGGCTTCTTGAAGCTGGGCCGCTACATCACCCAGATGCCCTACACGGTGATCTCGGGCTTCATGAGCGGGATTGGCTTCATCCTGATCATTCTTCAGCTCGGCCCCTTCCTGGGTCAGGCCATCCCCAAAGGGGGTGTGATGGGCACCCTGCAGGCCCTCCCTCAGCTGATCGCCAACGCCCGTCCCGCTGAGGTGGTGCTGGCGGTGATCACCCTGGCAATCCTCTGGCTCACTCCGTCCAAGCTGAAGAAGATCGCCCCCCCCCAGCTGATCGCGCTGGTGATCGGCACGATCCTCTCGCTCACACTGCTGAGCGGTGGCGGCGAAGAGATCCGCCGCATTGGTGAGATCGCCTCGGGCTTCCCCCAGCTGCGCACCCCCTATTTCGACCTACCGCATCTGAGCAAGATGCTCATCGACGCAGCGGTGCTGGGCATGCTCGGCTGCATCGACGCCCTGCTCACCGCGGTGATCGCCGACAGCATCACCCGCACTGAGCACAACTCCAACAAAGAACTGATCGGCCAGGGCCTGGGCAACTTGGTGTCGGGCCTGTTTGGTGGCTTGCCTGGCGCCGGCGCCACCATGGGCACGGTGGTGAACATCCAATCGGGCGGACGCAGTGCCCTCTCGGGCATCAGCCGCGCCGTGATCTTGATGGTGGTGATCCTCGCCCTCACCGGCGTGGCTGCTCAAATTCCCCAAGCCGTGCTGGCCGGCATCGCCTTGAAGGTGGGTGTCGACATCGTGGATTGGGGCTTCATCAAGCGCGCCCACCGCATCTCGATCAGCGGCGCGCTGATCATGTATCTGGTGATCGCCCTCACCGTGCTGGTGGATCTGATCGCCGCCGTGGGCATCGGCGTGTTCATCGCCAACATCCTCACCATCGACAAGATGAGTGAGCTGCAAAGCAAGAGCGTGAAGTCGGTGAGCACCGGCGATGGCGATCTCGACATCAGTGATGACGAGCGCCGCCTGCTCGATCAGGGCCGCGGCCAGGTGCTGCTGTTCCAGCTCAACGGCGCGATGATCTTCGGAGTGGCCAAAGCGATCGGCCGCGAGCACAACGCCATTGGCGAGTGCAAAGCCGTGGTGTTTGATCTCACCGAGGTTTCGCACCTGGGCGTGACCGCAGCTTTGGCGGTGGAAAACGCCGTGGAAGAAGCGATCGAAAAAGGCCGCGAGGTGTTTGTGGTGGGCGCCACGGGCACCACCCAACGACGACTCGAAAAACTCGGCCTCTACAAAAAGCTGCCGAGCGAGCGCACCAGCATCGGCCGCAGCGAGGCCCTGCAGAAGGCCGTGGCGGGCTTGGCCTGA
- a CDS encoding phosphate-starvation-inducible PsiE family protein, whose amino-acid sequence MKLFDDKQFLSAIHSYERQLAKLLALLLAAVVGFAALELLVETGVGLVQRETNWFDGSLIKLLDRLLLIFIALEVLQNVTAYLRDQVVQIELVLLTALTAVARKVIVLPPGTENKPALMAGFGVIVVGLAAAYWLVRWARRDDKPAQAS is encoded by the coding sequence ATGAAGCTCTTCGACGACAAGCAGTTTCTCTCCGCCATTCACAGCTACGAGCGCCAGCTGGCCAAGCTGCTGGCGCTGCTCTTGGCGGCGGTGGTGGGGTTTGCCGCGCTGGAGCTCCTGGTGGAAACCGGCGTGGGGCTGGTGCAACGAGAAACCAATTGGTTTGACGGCAGCTTGATCAAGTTGCTGGATCGTCTGCTGCTGATCTTCATCGCGCTTGAAGTGCTCCAGAACGTGACCGCCTACCTGCGCGATCAGGTGGTGCAAATTGAGCTGGTGCTGCTGACAGCGCTCACGGCGGTGGCACGAAAGGTGATCGTGCTGCCCCCAGGCACGGAAAACAAACCGGCCCTGATGGCCGGCTTCGGCGTGATCGTGGTGGGATTAGCCGCGGCCTATTGGCTGGTGCGCTGGGCGCGCCGTGATGACAAGCCTGCCCAGGCCTCCTAA
- a CDS encoding sigma-70 family RNA polymerase sigma factor: MPAPQKLRKGDCDAISRHLRAIGRVPLLTADEEISLGRAVQNGRLLLEAAEELKLRAGGEAPSLEAWASSVNLSPRQLQRQLRLAERASEQMVTANLRLVVSLARRISHRRLDLDDLIQEGTLGLIRAVQRFDPSRGYKFSTYATWWIREGMGRALQQQSRTIRLPAHMQDRLQRLRRCQMELRQMLGREPNLEELAEATELKPLDIREALFRAQEPLSLDSGHGPEDDLRLLDTLRCGAQLPSDQLTAAHLQTDLVALLDELPEKEAELLRLRYGIDQPAPMNLSAVARQMGLSRDQARGMERRANAAIRRLSDRVIDYLEA, encoded by the coding sequence ATGCCTGCGCCACAGAAGCTCCGCAAAGGAGACTGCGACGCAATCAGCCGGCACTTGCGTGCCATTGGCCGTGTTCCGCTCCTCACCGCTGATGAGGAAATCAGCCTGGGCCGCGCCGTGCAAAACGGCCGCCTCCTGCTCGAAGCGGCCGAAGAACTCAAACTCCGCGCCGGCGGCGAGGCCCCCAGCCTGGAAGCCTGGGCCAGCAGCGTGAACCTGTCGCCGCGCCAACTGCAGCGCCAGCTGCGGTTGGCCGAACGGGCCAGTGAACAGATGGTGACGGCCAACCTGCGGCTGGTGGTGAGCCTGGCCCGCCGCATCAGCCACCGTCGCCTCGATCTGGACGACCTGATTCAAGAAGGCACCCTCGGCCTGATCCGCGCCGTGCAGCGCTTCGACCCCAGCCGTGGATACAAGTTCTCCACCTACGCCACCTGGTGGATCCGCGAAGGCATGGGCCGTGCTCTGCAGCAACAAAGCCGCACGATCCGTTTGCCCGCTCACATGCAAGACCGGCTGCAACGGCTGCGCCGCTGCCAAATGGAGCTGCGCCAGATGCTCGGCCGAGAGCCCAACCTCGAGGAGCTGGCCGAGGCCACCGAGCTCAAACCGCTCGACATCCGCGAGGCCCTGTTCCGCGCCCAGGAGCCCCTCAGCCTCGACAGCGGCCATGGCCCCGAGGACGACCTGCGGCTACTCGACACCCTGCGCTGCGGCGCCCAACTCCCCAGCGACCAGCTCACCGCCGCCCACCTGCAAACCGACCTGGTGGCGCTGCTCGATGAGCTTCCTGAGAAGGAGGCCGAGCTGCTGCGATTGCGCTACGGCATCGATCAACCCGCACCGATGAACCTCAGTGCGGTGGCTCGCCAGATGGGCCTCAGCCGCGACCAGGCTCGTGGCATGGAGCGGCGCGCCAATGCGGCGATCCGGCGCCTCTCCGATCGGGTGATCGACTACCTGGAGGCCTGA
- the bioA gene encoding adenosylmethionine--8-amino-7-oxononanoate transaminase, whose translation MSWHPHLWHPTTQVATSPVPLQVRSARCCVLELQDGRQLIDAISSWWVTLHGHAEPSIAAAIGRQALQLEQVIFANFSHQPAEQLATRLAALTGLERLFFSDNGSTAVEVALKIAWQWWRNQGSDRRRLIAFEGAYHGDTFGAMALGDRSVFTAPYDDLLFDVARISWPHTHWGDESVEVREAQALEQLEQALAIPTAAVILEPLIQGAAGMHVVRPAFLRAVQERVQAQGALLIADEVMTGFGRTGSLFACQRAGLKPDLMALSKGLTGGFLPMGVTMASERLYRGFISETPAQTFFHGHSFTANPLGCAAALASLDLLQHNPERYQQFDARHTPLLEELADHPLVKRIRCQGTMAAFELDSGSTGYLNPIGKQLQRHCLDQGVYIRPLGNVVYLLPPLSISEAQLQQCYAAIQSGLKALQG comes from the coding sequence ATGAGCTGGCACCCCCACCTCTGGCATCCCACCACCCAGGTGGCCACCAGCCCGGTTCCCCTGCAAGTGCGGAGCGCGCGCTGTTGCGTGCTCGAACTGCAGGACGGACGCCAGCTCATTGATGCCATCAGCAGCTGGTGGGTCACCCTTCACGGCCACGCCGAACCCTCGATCGCTGCAGCCATCGGCCGGCAGGCCCTGCAGCTCGAGCAGGTGATCTTTGCCAACTTCAGCCACCAGCCGGCCGAGCAACTCGCCACGCGCCTGGCCGCCCTGACGGGCCTGGAGCGCTTGTTCTTCTCCGATAACGGCTCCACGGCGGTGGAGGTCGCCCTCAAGATCGCCTGGCAGTGGTGGCGCAACCAGGGCAGCGATCGTCGCCGGTTGATCGCCTTTGAAGGGGCCTATCACGGCGACACCTTTGGCGCCATGGCCCTGGGGGATCGCTCAGTATTCACCGCCCCCTACGACGACCTGCTGTTTGATGTGGCCCGCATCAGCTGGCCGCACACCCACTGGGGTGACGAGAGCGTGGAGGTGAGGGAAGCCCAGGCCCTCGAACAGCTGGAGCAAGCCCTGGCCATACCCACCGCGGCCGTGATCCTGGAGCCCCTGATCCAGGGCGCCGCGGGAATGCACGTGGTGCGGCCGGCATTCCTGCGGGCAGTGCAGGAGCGGGTGCAGGCCCAGGGGGCTTTGCTGATCGCTGATGAGGTGATGACCGGCTTCGGGCGCACCGGTTCCCTGTTTGCCTGCCAGCGCGCTGGCCTCAAGCCCGATCTGATGGCGCTCTCAAAAGGGCTCACGGGCGGCTTCCTGCCCATGGGGGTGACCATGGCCAGCGAGCGGCTCTATCGGGGGTTCATCAGTGAAACCCCGGCACAAACCTTTTTCCACGGCCACAGCTTCACTGCCAACCCCTTGGGATGCGCCGCTGCCTTGGCCAGCCTTGATCTGCTGCAGCACAATCCCGAGCGCTATCAACAATTCGATGCGCGCCACACACCCTTACTGGAGGAGCTAGCCGACCATCCGCTGGTGAAACGGATCCGCTGCCAGGGCACGATGGCCGCCTTTGAACTCGATTCCGGCAGCACGGGTTATCTCAACCCCATTGGCAAACAATTGCAGCGCCATTGCCTCGATCAAGGGGTGTACATCCGGCCGCTTGGCAATGTTGTGTATCTGCTGCCGCCGCTCTCGATCAGCGAGGCGCAATTGCAGCAGTGCTATGCAGCGATCCAATCCGGCCTGAAAGCCCTTCAGGGCTGA
- a CDS encoding fasciclin domain-containing protein, with amino-acid sequence MASILETAASVGVFNTLLAAVEAAGLRSALEGPGPFTVFAPVDEAFAALPPGTVQTLVDNPPQLARILKYHVVPGAFTRTDLVAQECWDSLEGAPIPIRRAEPFEVKNATVVQADVACDNGVVHVINRVILPG; translated from the coding sequence ATGGCTTCGATTCTCGAAACCGCCGCCTCCGTGGGCGTGTTCAACACGCTGCTGGCCGCTGTGGAGGCAGCTGGACTCCGCAGTGCTCTGGAGGGCCCAGGGCCCTTCACCGTGTTTGCCCCTGTGGATGAGGCGTTTGCGGCGCTGCCGCCCGGCACGGTGCAAACCCTGGTGGACAATCCGCCGCAGCTCGCGCGGATCCTCAAATACCACGTGGTGCCTGGCGCGTTCACCCGCACCGATCTGGTGGCTCAGGAGTGCTGGGACAGCCTCGAAGGTGCGCCGATTCCGATTCGCCGCGCAGAGCCGTTTGAGGTGAAGAACGCCACCGTGGTGCAGGCCGATGTCGCCTGCGACAACGGCGTGGTGCATGTGATCAATCGGGTGATCCTGCCGGGCTGA
- a CDS encoding CO2 hydration protein, whose product MTATVTPERTKAPLIPPSTHRYAEVIHRLEAGGSMLPDTPENLQQIIGIYKAYAVPMDFYWRDLLYIAERVFLNPLPAFKYFISQEYLDRPNSYAGEQSQLRIWRGTEKAHPELLAFMERGETTRMPKLLHHLWHDRVNMEFAEACMRAMLWHQGMGGRFNDYLESDAYRANADRAIKAYFKGNPLMLGLYRLFPEMFLEQVRQLSYTANLGLFWEVMAPVFFEMSDLYDEGKLTSVPEAMDFLVNGIFAVAGRPIYHHLYIGDQCYEIIPKSAGFTWLYEAALPYVEAVFYRTSPFRGTKSYNAQAQQVPADQAEFHYGILYADVFPVGSAGIPPTLLMQDMLHFLPPYLNDLYKQHKRGEEDELIQLGITFQRSMYNVTSAVIQALRGALLYPLDDTDPEHLMANRRFFEAQMDRFLRPEARLPDIQSQDYR is encoded by the coding sequence ATGACCGCCACAGTCACCCCGGAGCGCACGAAGGCTCCGCTGATTCCGCCCTCCACCCATCGCTATGCCGAGGTGATCCATCGGTTGGAGGCCGGTGGATCGATGCTGCCGGATACGCCGGAGAACTTGCAGCAGATCATCGGCATCTACAAGGCCTACGCCGTGCCAATGGATTTCTATTGGCGCGACCTGCTCTACATCGCCGAGCGGGTGTTTCTGAATCCACTGCCGGCCTTCAAATACTTCATCTCCCAGGAGTATCTGGATCGGCCCAACAGCTATGCCGGGGAGCAATCGCAGCTGCGCATCTGGCGCGGTACGGAGAAAGCGCATCCCGAGCTGCTCGCCTTCATGGAGCGTGGGGAAACCACCCGCATGCCGAAGCTCCTGCATCACCTCTGGCATGACCGGGTGAACATGGAGTTTGCTGAGGCCTGCATGCGGGCGATGCTCTGGCACCAGGGCATGGGCGGTCGTTTTAACGACTACCTCGAAAGCGACGCCTACCGGGCCAACGCCGATCGGGCGATCAAGGCTTATTTCAAGGGCAACCCGCTGATGCTGGGCTTGTATCGCTTGTTCCCTGAGATGTTCCTGGAGCAGGTGCGCCAGCTCAGTTACACCGCCAACCTCGGCCTGTTTTGGGAGGTGATGGCGCCGGTGTTTTTCGAGATGAGCGACCTCTACGACGAGGGCAAGCTCACCTCCGTGCCGGAAGCGATGGACTTCCTGGTGAACGGCATTTTTGCGGTGGCTGGCCGGCCGATCTATCACCACCTCTACATCGGCGATCAGTGCTACGAGATCATTCCGAAAAGTGCGGGCTTCACCTGGCTCTATGAGGCGGCTCTTCCCTATGTGGAGGCAGTGTTTTATCGCACCTCACCGTTCCGCGGCACCAAGAGCTACAACGCCCAGGCCCAGCAGGTGCCTGCTGATCAGGCGGAGTTTCACTACGGAATCCTCTATGCCGATGTGTTTCCAGTGGGCTCAGCTGGGATTCCCCCCACCCTGTTGATGCAGGACATGCTGCATTTCCTGCCCCCCTATCTGAACGATCTCTACAAACAGCACAAGCGTGGTGAAGAGGATGAGCTGATCCAGTTGGGGATCACCTTCCAGCGCTCGATGTACAACGTGACCTCCGCCGTGATCCAGGCCCTGCGGGGTGCGTTGTTGTACCCGCTGGATGACACCGATCCCGAGCACCTGATGGCGAACCGGCGCTTTTTTGAAGCGCAGATGGATCGCTTCCTGCGGCCTGAGGCCCGCTTGCCTGATATCCAATCCCAGGACTACCGCTGA
- a CDS encoding NADH-quinone oxidoreductase subunit M, translated as MTLLLLLLLPLLVAVLLPLLPAGSAWLRRAALAAPLLQLLVALLWWRDPSSDLSWSWLPRLGLRLELGLDGLTLPLVLLAALITAMAVLAAPADQTRPRLFFPLLLATNLGLMGSFLARNALLFVLAYELILIPTTLLVATWGGERRAGAAIRFLTYGAVSGVALLAAVLAFGWLQPGGLDFSYTALANHQLSPGQQRWILALVLLAFGLKLPVVPLHGWQPLTYSQAPTPVAMVLSGAVSKLGAYGLLRFGVGFLPDAWAAWAPWLAALGAISALYGALNAVSQLEMRRLVAYSSLGHMGILLLALAAATPLSLQGVIAQMLAHGLIIALLFCLVGLVERKTGTSAIPELSGLLNPQRGLPFTMGLMLVALLAAAGVPGLAGFVAELLVFEGSWVAFPWPTLLCLMASGLTAVYAIRLFNRVGFGRLDNARADWVSTTWGERTPALVLTALVLLAGLWPTALTGFSESATAPLALRSSDAVTVLALAPVSSAELSA; from the coding sequence ATGACCCTGTTGCTTCTGTTGCTGCTTCCGCTGCTGGTGGCCGTGCTCCTGCCCCTGTTGCCGGCCGGTTCAGCCTGGCTGCGGCGCGCGGCCTTGGCGGCACCGCTGCTGCAGCTGTTGGTGGCGCTTCTGTGGTGGCGCGATCCCAGTTCTGATCTGTCGTGGAGCTGGCTACCGCGGCTGGGCCTGCGGCTCGAGCTTGGCCTCGACGGCCTCACCCTGCCGCTGGTGTTGCTGGCGGCCCTGATCACGGCGATGGCCGTGCTTGCCGCGCCGGCCGATCAAACCAGGCCGCGCTTGTTTTTCCCCTTGCTCCTGGCCACCAACCTCGGCCTGATGGGCTCCTTCCTCGCCCGCAATGCGCTGCTGTTTGTGCTCGCTTACGAGCTGATCCTGATCCCCACCACCCTGTTGGTGGCCACCTGGGGCGGTGAGCGCCGGGCTGGTGCGGCGATTCGCTTCCTCACTTACGGAGCGGTCTCGGGTGTGGCGCTGCTGGCGGCGGTGCTCGCCTTCGGCTGGCTTCAGCCAGGCGGTTTGGATTTCAGCTACACCGCACTGGCGAATCACCAGCTCAGCCCTGGCCAACAGCGCTGGATCCTGGCGCTGGTGTTGTTGGCGTTCGGCTTGAAATTGCCGGTGGTGCCTTTGCATGGCTGGCAGCCGCTCACCTACAGCCAGGCCCCCACTCCGGTGGCCATGGTGCTGAGCGGGGCTGTGTCGAAGCTGGGTGCTTACGGCCTGCTGCGCTTTGGCGTGGGCTTCCTTCCGGATGCCTGGGCGGCCTGGGCTCCTTGGTTGGCGGCCCTCGGTGCGATCAGTGCCCTCTACGGAGCGCTGAATGCCGTGTCTCAGCTCGAGATGCGGCGTCTGGTGGCCTACAGCTCGCTGGGGCATATGGGCATCCTGCTGCTCGCCTTGGCGGCGGCCACACCCTTGAGCCTGCAAGGCGTAATCGCCCAGATGCTGGCCCATGGCCTGATCATTGCCTTGCTGTTCTGCTTGGTGGGCCTGGTGGAACGCAAAACCGGCACCAGTGCCATCCCCGAGCTCTCGGGCCTGCTCAATCCGCAGCGCGGTTTGCCTTTCACCATGGGGTTGATGCTTGTGGCCCTCTTGGCCGCTGCGGGTGTGCCAGGGCTGGCTGGGTTTGTGGCTGAGTTGCTGGTGTTTGAGGGCAGTTGGGTGGCCTTCCCCTGGCCCACCTTGCTGTGCCTCATGGCATCGGGCCTCACCGCCGTGTATGCCATTCGCCTGTTCAACCGGGTGGGCTTCGGCCGGCTGGATAACGCCCGTGCCGACTGGGTGAGCACCACCTGGGGCGAGCGCACACCCGCCCTGGTGCTCACAGCTCTTGTGCTGCTGGCAGGCCTATGGCCCACCGCTTTAACCGGTTTCAGCGAGAGCGCTACGGCGCCGCTGGCCCTGCGTTCGAGCGATGCCGTCACGGTGCTCGCTCTGGCCCCTGTTTCTTCTGCTGAGCTCTCTGCATGA